A genomic window from Qipengyuania oceanensis includes:
- a CDS encoding DUF1508 domain-containing protein: MAHHFKIKKNKKGEYVAYFMYNSETMFWTEGYSSKASARNAIESIKKNGPGADTVDES; this comes from the coding sequence GTGGCTCATCACTTCAAGATCAAGAAGAACAAGAAGGGCGAGTACGTCGCCTACTTCATGTACAATTCCGAAACGATGTTCTGGACCGAAGGCTATTCGTCCAAGGCCAGCGCCCGGAACGCGATCGAATCGATCAAGAAGAACGGCCCCGGCGCGGACACCGTAGACGAGAGCTGA
- a CDS encoding CpaD family pilus assembly protein codes for MPIAFKSKLAKAPAIALAISTSLALTACGGMPENGSVYSTKQPVVERTNYVLDVKTSADGLSFAEQRRLADWFETMDLRFGDRVSIDDPMASAATYDAINQIAGRDGIIVSRGAPVTEGIVPAGQARVVITRSLASVPGCPDWSVKSEMNYTNGTHPGHGCAINGNLAAMVANPEDLITGQKGTGETVVMSSTKAIRSYRSDKSE; via the coding sequence ATGCCCATTGCATTCAAAAGCAAACTGGCCAAGGCGCCCGCAATCGCCCTCGCCATCTCGACCAGCCTGGCGCTGACCGCCTGCGGCGGGATGCCGGAAAATGGCTCGGTCTATTCGACCAAGCAGCCGGTCGTCGAACGGACCAACTACGTCCTCGATGTTAAAACCAGCGCCGATGGCCTGTCGTTCGCAGAACAGCGGCGGCTCGCCGACTGGTTCGAGACGATGGATCTTCGCTTCGGCGACCGCGTCTCGATCGACGACCCAATGGCCAGCGCCGCGACCTACGACGCGATCAACCAGATCGCGGGCCGTGACGGCATCATCGTCAGCCGCGGTGCTCCGGTGACGGAGGGGATCGTCCCTGCCGGCCAGGCGCGCGTGGTCATCACCCGCTCGCTCGCATCGGTTCCGGGCTGCCCCGACTGGTCGGTCAAGTCGGAGATGAACTACACCAACGGCACCCACCCCGGACACGGCTGCGCCATCAACGGCAACCTGGCGGCAATGGTCGCCAATCCGGAAGACCTCATCACCGGCCAGAAGGGCACGGGCGAGACGGTCGTGATGAGCTCGACCAAGGCAATCCGGAGCTATCGCTCGGACAAGTCCGAATAA
- a CDS encoding alpha/beta fold hydrolase has protein sequence MQPIDRRRIPAMAREAHWQAADGHSIRRIDWPGAGEERRGSILFLQGRGDHYEKYLETLEEWHRDGWRVTSSDWRGQGASGRLGADAVTGHISDFSRWIDDLAFLWERWKAETPGPHVLAGHSMGGHLVLRAAAERRVDPDAMVLSAPMLGFTNQHLPVALMHLVAKGMARIGDPRRPAWKWSEKPGEMPASRANLLTHDQDRYEDEAWWREHRPDLVMGPGSWGWVERAYASMRGLFEPGVLEGVKVPVLLLATSNDQLVDIKAIREAARRLPHGELVEFGEEAHHEILREVDAVRDRAMDAVANFLAQVAPAR, from the coding sequence GTGCAGCCCATCGATCGGCGCCGCATTCCGGCCATGGCGCGCGAGGCACATTGGCAGGCCGCAGACGGTCATTCGATCCGGCGGATCGACTGGCCGGGCGCCGGCGAAGAGCGACGCGGCTCGATCCTGTTCCTGCAGGGACGGGGGGATCACTACGAGAAGTACCTCGAAACGCTCGAGGAATGGCACCGCGACGGCTGGCGGGTTACGTCATCTGACTGGCGCGGCCAAGGGGCTTCGGGGCGGCTCGGCGCGGACGCGGTGACGGGCCACATCTCGGATTTCTCGCGCTGGATCGACGACCTCGCGTTTCTCTGGGAGAGGTGGAAGGCCGAAACGCCGGGGCCCCATGTTCTCGCAGGCCATTCGATGGGAGGGCACCTCGTCCTTCGCGCCGCGGCCGAGCGCCGCGTCGATCCCGATGCCATGGTGCTGTCTGCGCCCATGCTCGGCTTCACCAACCAGCACCTGCCGGTCGCGCTGATGCATCTCGTCGCCAAGGGCATGGCACGGATCGGCGATCCGCGCCGGCCGGCCTGGAAATGGAGCGAGAAGCCGGGCGAAATGCCGGCATCGCGGGCCAATCTGCTCACGCATGACCAGGATCGTTACGAGGACGAGGCCTGGTGGCGCGAGCATCGCCCGGACCTCGTCATGGGCCCGGGCAGCTGGGGCTGGGTCGAGCGTGCCTACGCCTCGATGCGCGGCCTGTTCGAGCCGGGAGTCCTGGAAGGGGTGAAAGTCCCGGTCCTGCTGCTCGCCACTTCGAACGATCAGCTGGTCGACATCAAGGCCATACGCGAAGCTGCCCGCCGCTTGCCGCATGGCGAATTGGTCGAGTTCGGCGAGGAAGCGCATCACGAGATCCTGCGCGAAGTCGACGCGGTGCGTGATCGTGCGATGGATGCGGTCGCCAACTTCCTGGCCCAGGTCGCGCCCGCACGGTGA
- a CDS encoding A24 family peptidase, with translation MQGGVFHYGLLVLLAIALLYAAATDIRRRQIDNWLTAGIALTAPLFWWASGLSLWPGVAIQLGVATGVFALLAGLFALRMMGGGDVKLLTALALWIVPADFLKLVIVMAIFGGVLTVIVGGWHVIRRERDRIAIPYGVAIAIGGLWVLGTQYLPQAGQQMGMG, from the coding sequence ATGCAGGGCGGTGTTTTCCACTACGGACTGCTGGTGTTGTTGGCAATCGCGCTGCTTTACGCGGCCGCGACCGACATTCGCCGTCGCCAGATCGACAACTGGCTGACCGCAGGGATCGCCCTCACCGCACCCCTCTTCTGGTGGGCCAGCGGATTGTCGCTGTGGCCGGGAGTGGCGATCCAGCTGGGCGTGGCAACGGGCGTGTTCGCGCTTCTCGCCGGGCTGTTCGCGCTGCGCATGATGGGTGGCGGCGACGTCAAGCTGCTCACCGCGCTGGCGCTGTGGATCGTGCCGGCGGATTTTCTCAAGCTCGTGATCGTGATGGCCATCTTCGGCGGCGTGCTGACGGTGATCGTCGGCGGCTGGCACGTCATCCGCCGCGAGCGCGACCGGATCGCAATTCCATACGGCGTCGCCATCGCAATCGGCGGCCTGTGGGTGCTGGGAACCCAGTACCTGCCGCAAGCCGGTCAACAAATGGGAATGGGCTGA
- the cpaB gene encoding Flp pilus assembly protein CpaB, with product MDRKKLVLLLGALIVAIGTALVARNMFAGASAPQAEAAAVPAGPKVLVAQRTLPTGTIITADALGFQPWPKDLVQDAYFIDGEADMTKLLGTVVRHPVTAGEPVTQGSLVAPGDRGFLAAALGPGMRAVTIPVSAKAGVAGFVFPGDRVDLLLSQTVKGDGPALKTTETILRNLRILATDQRTSQETVDGKTRVRKFRTVTVEATPKIAEKIAVAQTLGRLTLTLRSIADSQGELERALANGDVTVPEGATPEEEEAILREAMSRPDDGSSTFVTGGDVSRFQRASVPPRTSGGGNGGGGSSNDGGAQIAQAFFGGPAKAPSGPVVRVTRGKSTSSVKIGANGSANPEEAAQASMFEQMMEAAVKAQGMAAQSDANEE from the coding sequence ATGGACAGGAAGAAGCTGGTTCTGCTGCTGGGCGCGCTGATCGTTGCGATCGGCACGGCTTTGGTAGCGCGCAACATGTTCGCAGGTGCCTCGGCTCCGCAGGCGGAAGCCGCAGCGGTACCCGCAGGTCCCAAGGTCCTCGTCGCGCAGCGCACGCTGCCGACCGGCACGATCATCACCGCCGACGCACTGGGTTTCCAGCCGTGGCCCAAGGATCTCGTGCAGGATGCCTACTTCATCGACGGCGAGGCCGACATGACCAAGCTGCTCGGCACCGTGGTACGTCACCCGGTCACGGCCGGCGAACCTGTCACCCAGGGCTCGCTCGTCGCGCCTGGCGATCGTGGCTTCCTTGCTGCGGCGCTCGGCCCCGGCATGCGGGCAGTAACCATTCCCGTTTCCGCTAAGGCCGGTGTTGCCGGCTTCGTCTTCCCGGGCGACCGGGTCGACCTGCTGCTTTCGCAGACGGTCAAGGGCGACGGCCCGGCGCTGAAAACGACCGAGACGATCCTGCGCAACCTCCGCATTCTCGCGACCGACCAGCGCACGTCGCAGGAAACCGTCGATGGCAAGACCCGCGTTCGCAAGTTCCGCACCGTTACCGTCGAAGCGACGCCCAAGATCGCCGAAAAGATCGCAGTCGCCCAGACGCTCGGCCGCCTGACGCTGACCCTGCGCTCGATCGCAGACAGCCAGGGCGAACTCGAACGCGCGCTCGCCAACGGCGATGTCACCGTTCCCGAGGGCGCGACACCCGAAGAAGAGGAAGCGATCCTGCGCGAAGCGATGAGCCGCCCGGACGATGGCTCCTCCACCTTCGTCACCGGTGGCGACGTCTCGCGCTTCCAGCGTGCTTCGGTTCCGCCGCGCACCAGCGGTGGCGGCAATGGCGGCGGCGGTTCGTCGAACGACGGCGGCGCGCAGATCGCGCAGGCCTTCTTCGGTGGCCCGGCCAAGGCCCCGTCCGGCCCGGTCGTCCGCGTCACTCGCGGCAAGAGCACCAGCTCGGTCAAGATCGGCGCCAACGGTTCGGCCAATCCGGAAGAAGCGGCTCAGGCATCGATGTTCGAGCAGATGATGGAAGCCGCCGTGAAGGCCCAGGGCATGGCTGCCCAGTCCGACGCGAACGAAGAATAA
- a CDS encoding type II and III secretion system protein family protein: MKRRLTSKLLLASLALAPLAGLPTTTATAQSVVRPAQDIVLSIGRGELVTVPGSMTDVFIANDKIADVQVKSRNQLYVFGKSGGVTTVYASNAAGDVIWAANIRVGSNIDSIDQMLALAMPEAKVNVATMGTNTVLLTGTVAAPEDAAEAERLVQAFTGEGMNVISRLKMATPLQVNLQVKFAEVSRTLVRALGANLATVDTTGGFKFGITNGRAAIPQYTPGSPGGLGVGFSSAPSGASRVAGNGQGSTLGLFGSLLGLDIASAFDLAETQGLVSTLSQPNLTALSGETADFLAGGEFPIPQSGGLGTTTVQYKKYGVSLSYTPTVLANGRISMRVRPEVSELTSQGAVQVDGFTIPALTVRRAETTIELGSGQSFMIAGLLSNASNNAIEKAPGLGDIPILGNLFRSTEFRKGETELVIVVTPYLVTPADANDIRLPTDGYRAPNVAQQVLGYFDNDGVSGGGRPVPTARDNGGAAPAISYAPPSGVPGENRPAQAAADVKTRPEQAGDAAKPGFSLN, encoded by the coding sequence ATGAAACGCCGTCTTACTTCCAAGCTGCTGCTTGCCAGCCTGGCGCTCGCGCCGCTGGCAGGACTGCCGACCACCACCGCGACCGCCCAGTCGGTCGTCCGCCCGGCGCAGGACATCGTCCTCTCGATCGGTCGCGGCGAACTGGTCACCGTTCCGGGATCGATGACCGACGTGTTCATCGCCAACGACAAGATTGCCGACGTCCAGGTGAAGTCGCGCAACCAGCTGTATGTGTTCGGCAAGTCGGGCGGTGTCACCACCGTCTATGCCAGCAACGCGGCGGGCGACGTGATCTGGGCGGCAAACATCCGCGTCGGGTCGAACATCGACAGCATCGACCAGATGCTCGCTCTCGCGATGCCTGAGGCGAAGGTTAATGTCGCTACAATGGGGACCAACACGGTCCTGCTGACCGGCACGGTCGCAGCGCCGGAAGACGCTGCCGAGGCCGAGCGGCTGGTCCAGGCGTTCACCGGCGAAGGCATGAACGTCATCAGCCGTCTCAAGATGGCGACGCCGCTGCAGGTCAATCTGCAGGTGAAGTTCGCCGAAGTCAGCCGCACGCTGGTCCGCGCCCTTGGTGCGAACCTCGCCACGGTCGACACGACCGGCGGCTTCAAGTTCGGGATCACCAACGGTCGTGCGGCTATTCCGCAGTATACGCCGGGCAGCCCCGGTGGCCTCGGCGTGGGCTTCAGCTCCGCACCGAGCGGTGCCAGCCGTGTCGCCGGCAACGGCCAGGGTTCCACCCTCGGCCTGTTCGGAAGCCTCCTCGGCCTCGACATCGCCAGCGCCTTCGATCTTGCGGAAACGCAGGGCCTCGTCTCGACGCTGTCGCAGCCGAACCTGACCGCGCTGTCGGGCGAAACCGCAGACTTCCTTGCGGGGGGCGAATTCCCGATCCCGCAGAGCGGCGGTCTGGGGACCACCACCGTCCAGTACAAGAAGTACGGTGTCAGCCTGTCCTACACGCCGACCGTGCTGGCCAATGGCCGCATCTCGATGCGCGTGCGGCCCGAAGTATCGGAGCTGACCAGCCAGGGCGCGGTGCAGGTCGATGGGTTCACCATTCCTGCGCTCACCGTTCGCCGTGCGGAAACGACGATCGAGCTCGGCTCCGGCCAGAGCTTCATGATCGCTGGTCTGCTGTCGAACGCCTCGAACAACGCGATTGAGAAGGCACCGGGCCTGGGCGACATCCCGATCCTCGGCAATCTGTTCCGCTCGACCGAGTTCCGCAAGGGCGAAACCGAGCTGGTGATCGTGGTCACGCCGTACCTGGTCACGCCGGCAGATGCGAACGACATCCGCCTGCCGACCGATGGCTACCGCGCACCCAACGTGGCGCAGCAGGTGCTGGGTTACTTCGACAACGACGGCGTCAGCGGCGGAGGCCGACCGGTCCCCACCGCGCGCGACAACGGCGGGGCGGCTCCGGCCATCTCCTATGCGCCGCCGAGCGGCGTGCCCGGCGAAAATCGCCCGGCGCAGGCCGCAGCCGACGTCAAGACCCGTCCCGAGCAGGCTGGCGATGCTGCCAAGCCCGGCTTCAGCCTGAACTGA
- a CDS encoding FAD-dependent oxidoreductase codes for MKQVYDIAIVGAGMAGASLAAEIGRASAGATSVVVLEAEERPGYHSTGRSAAFWEECYGGPELVPLTLASGIYLREHGFLTQRGALYLGREEDRAALDAFMDGFADTGATIHRLGRAALAEHIPGVRPEWTGAVWEPACADIDVAGLHQHYLAMARKAGVDLVTRARLAEARSTPDGWELKLESGAELGASILVDAAGAWADPVATMAGVKPLGIQPYRRTVAQLRVDPAAPGDLPLCLDISGRFYFKPEGGSVWLSPHDETPTPAVDAAAEEIDVAMAIDRFEKVVDWQVRAVEHKWAGLRSFAPDRLPVYGFDPANPRFFWFAGQGGYGIQTAPAAARLASQLILGTDRDELTSGLDAALYTPDRVA; via the coding sequence GTGAAGCAAGTTTACGATATAGCGATCGTCGGGGCGGGGATGGCCGGCGCGAGCCTTGCCGCCGAAATCGGGCGTGCAAGCGCCGGAGCCACATCGGTCGTCGTGCTCGAGGCCGAGGAGCGGCCCGGGTATCATTCCACCGGGCGATCGGCTGCTTTCTGGGAGGAATGCTACGGCGGGCCGGAGCTCGTCCCGCTGACCCTGGCATCGGGTATCTACTTGCGCGAACACGGTTTTCTCACGCAGCGCGGCGCGCTCTACCTCGGGCGCGAGGAAGACCGGGCCGCGCTCGATGCCTTCATGGACGGCTTTGCCGACACCGGGGCGACAATCCACCGGCTGGGACGTGCGGCCCTGGCAGAGCATATCCCCGGCGTGAGGCCCGAATGGACCGGCGCCGTGTGGGAACCGGCCTGCGCCGATATCGACGTGGCGGGCCTGCACCAGCATTACCTCGCAATGGCGCGCAAGGCCGGGGTCGACCTCGTGACGCGCGCGCGCCTCGCCGAAGCGCGCAGCACACCGGACGGGTGGGAGCTGAAGCTGGAGAGCGGGGCCGAGCTCGGCGCCAGCATCCTCGTCGATGCGGCGGGCGCCTGGGCGGATCCGGTCGCCACGATGGCGGGCGTCAAGCCGCTCGGCATCCAGCCCTACCGCCGCACGGTGGCGCAGCTGCGCGTCGATCCCGCCGCGCCCGGCGATCTTCCGTTGTGCCTCGACATTTCCGGGCGGTTCTATTTCAAGCCCGAGGGTGGCAGCGTCTGGCTCAGTCCGCACGACGAGACGCCGACACCCGCCGTCGATGCGGCGGCCGAGGAAATCGACGTCGCCATGGCGATCGACCGCTTCGAAAAAGTCGTCGACTGGCAGGTGAGGGCGGTCGAGCACAAATGGGCGGGGCTCAGGAGCTTCGCCCCCGACCGCCTGCCGGTTTACGGCTTCGATCCGGCCAATCCGCGGTTCTTCTGGTTCGCAGGCCAGGGCGGCTATGGCATCCAGACCGCGCCGGCTGCTGCCCGCCTCGCCTCGCAACTGATCCTCGGGACCGATCGCGACGAATTGACGAGCGGCCTCGATGCGGCGCTCTACACCCCGGACCGGGTGGCCTAG